One stretch of Bordetella avium DNA includes these proteins:
- a CDS encoding SLAC1 anion channel family protein yields MSAPASHDAPTCPRAAFDYLPVGFFSSSMGLAGLSVAWHEASNHYGVPLWIAHAIGILAVLAFLAVLCGYGCKVLSSWQVVKEEFLHPVGGSLFATLWIALLLLPIIVEPWSRDLALALWVIGACGMTLFAVVTVNRWISNRQQLAHATPAWIIPVVGMLDLPLAMPTLGLQADADIALFALALGLFFSLPLFTMIFSRLLFEAPMPDGARPSLLILVAPFAVGYSAYVTVSGGHDRFSESLYMLMLFMLLALLRQMRNLISCCPFRISWWAVGFPLAASAICALREAAIRPGLFTNGVAILLLAIATIAILGLLWRTLKGMAQGELRALSA; encoded by the coding sequence ATGTCAGCCCCCGCTTCCCACGATGCTCCCACCTGCCCCCGGGCCGCCTTCGACTATCTGCCCGTCGGCTTTTTCAGTTCTTCCATGGGGCTGGCCGGACTGTCCGTCGCCTGGCACGAAGCTTCCAATCATTATGGCGTGCCGCTTTGGATCGCCCATGCCATCGGCATCCTGGCGGTTCTGGCCTTTCTCGCTGTGCTGTGCGGCTACGGCTGCAAGGTGTTGAGTTCTTGGCAGGTGGTCAAGGAGGAGTTCCTGCATCCGGTGGGTGGCAGCCTGTTCGCCACGCTTTGGATCGCCCTTTTATTGCTACCCATCATCGTGGAACCCTGGAGCCGCGATCTGGCGCTGGCACTCTGGGTCATCGGCGCTTGCGGCATGACGCTCTTCGCCGTAGTGACCGTCAATCGTTGGATCAGCAATCGCCAGCAGCTTGCCCATGCCACCCCTGCCTGGATCATCCCCGTCGTCGGCATGCTGGACTTACCCCTGGCCATGCCGACTCTTGGCCTCCAAGCCGATGCCGACATCGCCCTGTTCGCGTTGGCGCTGGGGCTGTTCTTCAGCCTGCCGTTATTCACCATGATTTTTTCCCGCTTGCTGTTCGAAGCCCCCATGCCAGACGGCGCCCGCCCCTCTTTGCTCATCCTGGTTGCTCCCTTCGCCGTCGGCTACTCGGCCTATGTCACGGTCAGCGGCGGGCATGACCGCTTCTCCGAATCCCTCTACATGCTGATGCTATTCATGCTGCTAGCGCTGCTGCGGCAAATGCGCAATTTGATAAGCTGCTGCCCCTTTCGCATCTCCTGGTGGGCCGTGGGATTTCCACTGGCGGCATCGGCCATCTGTGCACTGCGCGAGGCGGCCATCCGGCCGGGGTTGTTCACGAATGGCGTGGCTATCCTGCTGCTCGCCATCGCCACCATCGCCATCCTGGGCTTGTTGTGGCGCACCCTCAAAGGCATGGCGCAAGGCGAGCTGCGTGCGCTGAGCGCCTAG
- a CDS encoding zinc ribbon domain-containing protein, translating to MPLYDYRCEACGDFTALRSLAQWRDPAPCPDCGQSCSRFLSGAPAVSALSSTANRAHAVNERASHEPRRSGHGMACACCKGGSKTGGRTQADGTKSFLGARPWMISH from the coding sequence ATGCCCCTGTATGACTACCGTTGCGAAGCCTGCGGCGACTTCACCGCCTTGCGCTCCCTGGCGCAATGGCGCGACCCCGCCCCCTGCCCCGATTGCGGCCAAAGCTGTAGCCGCTTTCTGAGCGGCGCGCCCGCCGTATCGGCCCTGTCGTCGACCGCCAACCGCGCGCATGCCGTCAATGAGCGCGCCAGCCACGAACCTCGCCGCAGCGGCCACGGCATGGCTTGTGCCTGTTGCAAAGGCGGCAGCAAAACGGGAGGCCGCACACAGGCCGACGGCACCAAATCCTTCCTGGGCGCCAGGCCCTGGATGATCAGCCACTGA
- the fmdA gene encoding formamidase produces MPETLIKVDLAQSPYENEGVHNRWHPDIPMAVWVNPGDDFVLETYDWTGGAIKNNDDASDVRDVDLTTVHFLSGPVGVKGAEPGDLLVVDLLDIGAKSESLWGFNGFFSKQNGGGFLTEHFPHAQKSIWDFDGMFTSSRHIPGVRFAGLIHPGLIGCLPDPALLETWNRREQGLIDTDPQRVPPLANPPAPKTAHMGKLKGAERDRAAATGARTVPPREHGGNCDIKDLSRGARVFFPVYVQGAGLSVGDLHFSQGDGEITFCGAIEMAGWVHMRVSLIKGGMAKYGIRNPIFKPSPITPNYKDYLIFEGISVDEGGKQHYLDVHIAYRQACLNAIEYLKKFGYSGAQAYSILGTAPVQGHISGVVDIPNACATLWLPTEIFEIDIQPNASGAIPQIQRGMDLPIAKDR; encoded by the coding sequence ACGAAGGCGTCCATAACCGCTGGCATCCCGACATTCCGATGGCCGTCTGGGTCAACCCTGGCGATGACTTCGTGCTCGAAACGTATGACTGGACGGGCGGCGCGATCAAGAACAATGACGACGCCTCCGACGTGCGTGACGTGGATCTGACCACGGTGCATTTCCTGTCGGGCCCGGTCGGCGTCAAAGGGGCTGAGCCCGGTGATCTGCTCGTCGTGGACCTGCTGGACATCGGTGCCAAGTCGGAGAGTCTTTGGGGCTTCAACGGCTTTTTCAGCAAACAGAATGGCGGCGGCTTTCTAACCGAACACTTCCCTCATGCGCAGAAGTCCATCTGGGACTTCGATGGGATGTTCACTTCCTCGCGTCACATCCCGGGGGTGCGTTTCGCCGGCCTCATCCATCCCGGCCTCATCGGCTGCCTGCCCGACCCGGCCCTGCTCGAAACCTGGAACCGGCGCGAACAGGGTCTGATCGATACCGACCCGCAGCGCGTGCCGCCGCTGGCCAATCCTCCTGCGCCTAAAACGGCGCATATGGGCAAACTCAAAGGCGCGGAACGAGACCGCGCTGCGGCAACCGGCGCGCGCACGGTGCCGCCACGTGAGCACGGCGGCAATTGCGATATCAAAGACCTGTCGCGCGGCGCCCGCGTATTTTTCCCGGTCTATGTGCAAGGCGCCGGCCTGTCCGTGGGCGACCTGCACTTCTCGCAAGGGGATGGCGAAATCACCTTCTGCGGCGCCATCGAAATGGCTGGCTGGGTGCATATGCGCGTTTCGCTCATCAAGGGCGGCATGGCCAAATACGGTATTCGCAACCCCATTTTCAAACCGAGTCCCATTACTCCCAACTACAAGGACTACCTCATTTTCGAAGGCATATCCGTCGACGAGGGCGGCAAGCAGCATTATCTCGACGTGCACATCGCTTATCGCCAGGCCTGCCTGAACGCCATCGAGTATCTAAAAAAGTTCGGCTATTCCGGCGCGCAGGCCTATTCGATTCTCGGCACTGCGCCCGTGCAAGGCCACATCAGCGGCGTGGTCGATATCCCCAATGCCTGCGCGACACTGTGGCTGCCGACCGAAATCTTCGAAATCGACATCCAGCCCAATGCCTCCGGCGCCATTCCGCAAATTCAGCGCGGCATGGACCTGCCGATCGCCAAAGACCGCTGA